Proteins from a single region of Apium graveolens cultivar Ventura chromosome 7, ASM990537v1, whole genome shotgun sequence:
- the LOC141670687 gene encoding F-box/LRR-repeat protein At2g43260-like: MVKNGKTKKKYHKPTKPSGPSNPPPPEEKQPNNAKTLPADLLLEVLYRTPVKSLVRCKCVSKSWLALLQHPVFIRMHINFNTARFNKHLLCNTMCDSSKHSRKLIAYLGVTGPPVPVLHIDTQYTARPNYPRIINFPDFSKDMFLAGSINGIVCLGHYKEMFGRFVALWNPAIKYWNPIALSETRSKYDMLDNMSLGLGFDAVVDDFRIIRIVPVALPPRYEQFRWSRVEIYSANRGVWEDVDKGGVIPFWPKLRHCNFVVKGVPYWVGIDAQPGDLESFTPDQLEILGRIDPYTGLFKNIPYPKHFKNQSTLVHPLNLRNSVAALIQSPGEHPNQMVDLYVRDENTASWTKMYSIGPLGFERMRIPQCFSTGEIVLETWTGNNIHASPNQINYICDPKNSSVLRFNDMDTLNPFWYESFSHVESLVCVNGMVQIGKERRDKTTNPKMKDWTEFLPKDFQSVLHL; encoded by the exons ATGGTGAAAAATGGCAAAACAAAGAAGAAATATCACAAACCCACTAAACCCTCAGGCCCCTCAAACCCACCACCACCTGAGGAGAAGCAGCCCAACAATGCCAAGACACTTCCAGCAGATCTTTTACTTGAGGTACTCTACAGGACTCCTGTTAAGTCCCTGGTAAGATGCAAATGTGTTTCCAAATCCTGGTTAGCTCTCTTACAGCACCCTGTGTTTATAAGAATGCACATTAACTTCAACACTGCAAGATTTAATAAGCATCTTTTGTGCAATACCATGTGTGATAGTAGCAAGCATAGTCGAAAACTTATCGCTTATTTAGGTGTTACTGGCCCTCCTGTTCCTGTGCTCCATATTGATACTCAGTACACTGCTAGGCCTAATTACCCTAGGATAATTAACTTCCCTGATTTTTCAAAAGATATGTTTCTTGCGGGTTCGATTAATGGCATTGTCTGTTTAGGTCATTATAAGGAAATGTTTGGGCGTTTTGTTGCTTTATGGAACCCTGCTATCAAGTATTGGAATCCTATTGCTCTTTCGGAAACCAGGAGTAAGTATGATATGTTGGATAATATGTCGCTTGGTTTGGGTTTTGATGCTGTGGTAGATGATTTTAGGATTATTCGTATTGTTCCTGTTGCTCTTCCGCCTCGTTATGAGCAGTTTCGTTGGTCTCGAGTTGAAATTTATTCTGCTAATCGGGGTGTTTGGGAAGATGTTGATAAGGGGGGAGTTATTCCCTTTTGGCCTAAATTAAGGCATTGTAATTTTGTTGTCAAGGGTGTTCCGTATTGGGTAGGGATTGATGCACAGCCGGGAGATTTGGAGTCATTTACTCCTGATCAGCTAGAGATTTTGGGAAGAATTGATCCTTATACAGGGCTGTTTAAGAACATTCCGTATCCAAAACATTTCAAGAATCAGAGTACTTTGGTGCATCCTTTGAACTTGAGAAATTCAGTTGCTGCTCTAATTCAATCGCCTGGCGAGCATCCAAACCAAATGGTTGATTTGTATGTGCGGGATGAGAACACAGCTAGTTGGACAAAGATGTATAGTATTGGCCCCCTTGGTTTTGAAAGAATGCGGATTCCTCAGTGCTTTAGCACTGGTGAGATTGTACTTGAGACGTGGACTGGGAACAACATTCATGCTTCTCCAAACCAGATTAATTACATCTGTGACCCTAAAAATAGTAGTGTGCTTCGTTTTAATGATATGGACACGTTAAATCCATTTTGGTATGAGTCCTTCAGTCACGTGGAAAGTCTTGTATGTGTTAATGGAATGGTACAGATTGGGAAGGAGCGCAGAGACAAGACGACCAACCCTAAGATGAAGGACTG GACCGAATTCTTGCCTAAAGATTTTCAATCAGTGTTGCATCTTTAA